TGTTTTTGCAAGTTTTCCGCTAATTTCTCAGGGTTAACTTGAACAAAAGCGTAGAAGAATGTGAAAGCGACGATCAGTACAGTATAAATAATTGCACCTGGAACGGTATTGTAACTAAAAATCTGTGTCATTACATCATACCAACCTTCACCAGCATAGCTTTTAGAGAAGGCTTGTAAAACAGCATTCGGCGTTGCAATCAATGAACTTGCAAAGATAACTGGGATAACCCCTGCAGCATTTACTTTTAACGGTAAATAACTACTAGTTGGCGCACCAGAAACACGTTTTGTATATTGGATTGGAATTTTTCGTTCTGCTTGCTGGAAAAATGTTACTAATGTAACAACAGCTAAAATTGCAATAATCAAAATCACAATAAAAATCACAGATTGCCAAATTCTAGAAGATTCAATATTGATAAAGTAATCCTCAGTGATTTCTTTGATACCTTCTGGTAAGCGAGAAATAATCCCCGCAAAGATAATCATTGAAACCCCATTTCCGATCCCTTTTTCAGTAATTTGTTCCCCTAACCAAGTAACAAACATTGTTCCACCAGTTAAAATCACAGCAATCATTGCATAGGTGCTCATATTAGGATTTTTTACGATCCCAACTGAACTTAATTGTTGAAATCCAGCAGTAATCCCAACAGATTGGGCAATACCTAAGAAAATCGTTAGGTATCTTGTCGCTTGATTCAATTTTTTACGTCCAACTTCACCTTGCTTTGACCATTCTACAAATTTAGGAACGATGTCCATTTGTAATAGTTGGATAATGATCGATGCTGTAATGTATGGCGAAACTCCCATCGAGAAGATAGAGAAGTTTTGCATCGCACTACCACTGACCATATTCAACATGTTTAAAAATGGTAAATTGCTTAAGTCTTGCAAACCTTTTGCATTTACGCCAGGTACAGTTATATGTGCACCTAAACGAAATACAAAAAGAATGAATACAGTAAACAAAATTTTTGATCTAATGTCTTTGACTTTAAAAGCATCTTTTAATAGTTTAAACATTAGATCACCTCGATTGATCCACCAGCTGCAACAATTGCTTCTTCTGCTGCTTTAGAGAATTTAGCTGCTTTCACAGTTAATTTTTTAGTTGTTAATTCACCATTGGCAAGAACTTTGATTCCAGCTTTTTCGTTTTTCACGATTCCAGCTTCGATCAAGCCTGCAGGTGTTACTTCAGTTCCATCTTCGAAACGATTTAAGACATCTAAGTTGATGACTGCATAATCTTTACGGTTGATGTTCGTGAAGCCGCGTTTTGGTAAACGACGGAATAATGGAGTTTGACCCCCTTCGAATCCTAGTCTTACACCACCGCCTGAACGAGCTTTTTGACCTTTTTGACCGCGTCCAGCAGTTTTACCATTACCAGATGAAGTACCACGTCCAACACGGTTACGTACTTGGCGTGAACCTTCAGCAGGTTGTAATTCATGAAGTTTCATTGGTTTGGCACCTCCTTAACAATGTACTATTGTAAATTAAACTTCTTCAACGTCCACTAAATGTGACACAGTGTTGATCATACCTTTGATTGCTTCGTTCGCAGGTTTCACAACAGAGCTGTTTAGTTTACCTAAACCTAGTGCTTTAACTGTATCTTTTTGGTTTTGAGGACGTCCGATAACGCTGCGTTTTAATGTAACTTTTAATTCAGCCATTATTTTGTCCTCCTTATCCTAAGATTTCTTCTACAGATTTACCGCGAAGTGCTGCCACTTCTTCGGCACGTTTTAATTGTTTTAACCCTTCAACTGTTGCGCGAACAACGTTGATTGGTGTATTTGAACCTAATGATTTTGATGTAATATCTGCTACACCAGCTAATTCCAATACGGCACGAACTGGTCCACCAGCGGCTACCCCAGAACCTTCTACTGCAGGTTTCATAAGGATACGGCCACCACCAAATACCCCGATCACTTCGTGAGGGATACTAGAACCAACCATAGGCACTTCAACTAAGTTTTTCTTCGCGTCTTCGATTGCTTTACGGATTGCTTCTGGCACTTCTTGTGCTTTACCAGTCCCAAAGCCAACGTGACCGTTTTTATCTCCCACAACAACTAGTGCCGCAAAGCGTAGACGACGTCCACCTTTAACAACTTTAGTTACACGGTTGATAGAAACCACGCGGTCTTCTAATTCCAAGTGTTTTGGATCAATATAAACCATGAATGGTGTTCCTCCTTCTCCTAAAATTCTAGTCCATTTTCACGCGCTGCTTCAGCTAAAGCTTGCACGCGGCCATGGTAAAGGTATCCACCACGGTCAAAGACTACTACTTTAACGCCTTTTTCAGCGGCACGTTCAGCGATTAATTTACCAACAGCTGCGGCTGTTTCTGTTTTGTTTCCACCTGAAATTTCTTTATCTAAGGCAGAGGCACTTGCTAGCGTTACACCCGCTACGTCATCAATGATTTGCGCGTAGATGTTTTTGTTAGAACGGAATACGTTCAAGCGTGGGCACTCAGCAGTACCAGAGATTTTGTTACGTACACGACGATGTCTCTTTTGACGTGTTTTGTTTTTATCTGGTTTTGTAATCACAATTGTCACCTCTTTATATTTGCTAGCTATTAAGCTGCGATAGACAACGGATCGTTATTTTCCAAACGTAGTTGAAAAATAACTCTCAAGTTGCTATTATTTACCAGTTTTACCTTCTTTACGACGTACGAATTCGCCAACATAACGGATTCCTTTGCCTTTATAAGGTTCTGGAGGACGAGTACCACGAATATTTGCTGCTAATTCACCAACGTGTTCTTTGTTAGCGCCTTTAACAATAACTTGTGTATTCGAAGGTACTTCTACAGTTACACCAGCTGGTGGTGTGATTTCTACTGGATGAGAATACCCAACGTTAAGAACTAATGTAGTCCCTTGCATTTGAGCACGGTACCCAACCCCGATAAGTTCAAGACCTTTTTCAAAGCCTGTACTTACACCAACAACCATGTTGTTGAAGTTCGCACGAGTTGTTCCGTGGATTGTTTTCATGTCTTTGCTATCATTTGGACGAGTGAATGTTACTTCGTTTCCTTCGATATTCATTGTGATATCAGCAGAAAATTCACGTGTTAATTCACCTTTAGGTCCTTTTACAGTAATGTTGTTTCCTTCTTGTTTGACTTCGACGCCAGCAGGAAGTACAACGATTTTATTACCAATACGGCTCACTTAGAGACACCTCCTTGTGTGTTTTTTTAAATTACCATACGTAGGCGATTACTTCGCCGCCGATGTTTTTAGCTCTTGCTTCTTTATCAGTTACAACACCTTCAGAAGTAGAGATAATCGCGATTCCTAGACCATTCAATACTTTAGGTACTTCGTCAGATTTGACATAAGCACGTAAACCTGGTTTAGAAATACGTTTTAAGTTTGTGATAACACGTTCTTCGTTTTTACCGTATTTAAGGAAAACACGAATCACGCCTTGTTTGTCATCTTCGATATATTCTACATCGCGTACGAAACCTTCACGTTTCAGGATTTCAGCGATATCACGTTTGATTTTTGACGCAGGCACTTCTAAGCTTTCATGTTTAACCATGTTTGCATTACGAATGCGCGTTAGAAAATCTGCAATTGGATCTGTCATGACCATTGAACTATTTACCTCCTTTATGCGAGTTTACTTGTTTACCAGCTAGCTTTCTTCACGCCGGGAATTTGACCTTTATAGGCAAGTTCGCGGAAGCAAATACGGCAAAGATGAAATTTACGATAAACTGAATGTGGACGTCCGCAACGTTCACAACGAGTATATGCTTGTGTTGAATGTTTTGCAGGGCGTTTGTTTTTAGCAATCATTGATTTTTTAGCCACGTAGTTCGCCTCCTTTTATTATTTTTGGAATGGCATACCTAATTGTGCCAACAATTCACGAGATTCTTCATCTGTGTTTGCTGTTGTTACAATAACGATGTCCATACCGCGTACTTTATCTACTAAATCATAATCAACTTCTGGGAAGATTAATTGTTCTTTAACACCTAAAGTATAGTTACCACGTCCGTCAAAGGCTTTTTTGCTTACTCCGTGGAAGTCACGTACACGAGGTAGAGAAACAGATACTAATTTATCTAAAAATTCGTACATTCTTTCTCCGCGTAAAGTAACTTTCGCACCGATTGGCATTCCTTCACGTAAACGGAAACCAGCGATTGATTTCTTAGCTTTAGTGATCAATGGTTTTTGACCTGTGATCAATGCTAATTCTTCAACTGCTTTATCTAAATTTTTTGCGTTTGAAACAGCGTCACCCACACCCATGTTAATAACGATCTTATCAACTTTTGGCGTTTGCATAACTGAACTATAATTAAATTTTTCCACTAATGATGGAGTAATTTCTTTAATATACTTTTCTTTCAGGCGGTTCATTTAGTAAGCCCCTCCTTCCTTTTAATCTATTTATCTAAGACTTCACCGGTTTTTTTAGAAACACGGACTTTTTTACCATCGACTTCTTTGTAACCTACACGACCAGCTACACCTGTTCCGTCAATCACCATTACATTAGAAACATGAATCGGCGCTTCGACTTCTAGGATTCCGCCTTGCGGCGCTGCTTGATTTGGTTTTTGGTGTTTTTTCATGATGTTAACACCTTCAACGATGACTTTGTCTTTTTTAGGAAACGCTGCTAATACAACGCCTTCTTTATTTTTGTCTTTGCCAGTGATAATTTTCACTTTATCGCCTTTTTTAACAAACATTACTGTTTCGCACCTCCTTTGATACGTGTCCTGATTATAATACTTCTGGTGCTAGAGAAACGATCTTCATGAAGTTGTTTTCACGTAATTCACGTGCAACAGGACCGAAGATACGAGTTCCACGCGGGCTCTTATCATCACGAATAATTACAGCAGCATTTTCATCAAATTTAATGTATGAACCGTCTGTACGACGAGCTCCTGATTTAGTACGAACGATAACGGCTTTTACGACTTCACCTTTTTTGACAACCCCACCTGGCGTTGCATGTTTAACCGTAGCAACAATCACGTCACCAATATTAGCAGTTTTACGTCCAGAACCACCTAGTACTTTAATCGTTAAGATTTCACGAGCACCTGAGTTATCTGCGACTTTTAATCGGCTTTCTTGTTGGATCACGATGTGTATCCCCCTTTCAGATTTTATGTTTCAATCTATATAGGAAAATCTCGTTTTTATTAGATAATAACTGCTTCTTCGACTACCTCTAGTAAACGGAAACGTTTTGTAGCTGATAATGGACGAGTTTCCATGATTCTTACGATGTCTCCAACTTTTGCAGTGTTGTTTTCATCATGAGCTTTGTATTTCTTAGAATATTTCATACGTTTACCATAAATAGGATGGTTTTTCTTTGTTTCTACGACAACTGTGATAGTTTTATCCATTTTGTCTGAAACAACACGACCTTGGTAAACTTTGCGTTGATTTCTTTCTTCAGTCATACGCGTTTGGCCTCCTTCCACTATTAGTTAGCTTGTTCACGCAATACTGTTTTGATGCGTGCAATCGATTGACGTACTTCTTGAATACGTGCAGTGTTTTCTAATTGACCTGTTGCTAGTTGGAATCTAAGATTAAATAATTCTTCTTTGAATTGCTTTTCTTTTTCAAGCATTTCGGCAGTGGTTAATTCTCTGATTTCTTTAACCTTCATTCGATTCACCACCCATTTCCTCACGTTTTACAATTTTGGTTTTCACCGGTAATTTGTGGGATGCAAGACGAAGTGCTTCACGAGCTACTTCTTCAGGTACGCCTGCGATTTCAAACATGATCTTACCACGTTTAACTGGTGATACCCAGCCTTCAGGTGCCCCTTTACCTTTACCCATACGAACACCGATAGCTTTACTTGTATATGATTTATGAGGGAAAATTTTAATCCATACTTTCCCGCCACGTTTCATATAACGAGTCATAGCAATACGGGCAGCTTCGATTTGACGGTTAGTAATCCAGTGAGATTCAGTTGCTTGTAAACCCCATTCACCAAATGCTACTTCTTTTCCGCCTTTGGCTTCACCACGCATTTTACCTCTAAATTCACGACGGTGTTTCACACGTTTAGGTACTAACATGATTATTTCCCTCCTTTCTCAGTGTTTTTTTTCGTTGGAAGAATTTCTCCACGGTAAATCCACACTTTAACTCCTAATTTTCCGTAAGTTGTGTCTGCTTCTTCCCATGCGTAATCAATATCAGCACGCAAAGTGTGAAGTGGAACTGTACCTTCAGAGTAACCTTCTGAACGAGCAATATCAGCACCGTTTAAACGACCTGATACTTGTGTTTTGATACCTTTAGCGCCTGAACGCATAGTGCGTTGGATCGCTTGTTTTTGAGCACGACGGAACGCAACACGGTTTTCTAATTGACGTGCAATTCCTTCGCCTACTAATTTTGCATCTAAATCTGGTTTTTTGATTTCAATGATGTTGATATGAACTCTTTTACCAGTCAATGAATTTAATGATTTTCTTAGGTTTTCGACTTCAGATCCGCCTTTACCGATAACCATACCTGGTTTAGCTGTGTGGATTGAAATATTCACACGATTTGCAGCGCGCTCGATCTCAATTGTAGACACAGCGGCATCAGCAAGTTTTGTCGCGATAAATTTACGGATTCTTAAATCTTCGTGCAAGAACTCAGCATACTCTTTTTCAGCATACCATTTTGCATCCCAGTCGCGGATGATGCCTACACGCATTCCTATTGGATGTACTTTTTGACCCACTGATTGTCCCTCCTCTTAATCTTTTAAGGTTCGGTAGTCACTATCTTTTAATACTCAGTATCAAAGATAATGATCCTCCTCTTATTAAGTGACGTCTGTTTAAAAACAGAATTATTTTTCTGATACGACTACTGTAAGATGACTTGTACGTTTGTTAATTGGTGATGCTGAACCTTTTGCACGTGGACGGAAGCGTTTCATTGTTGGTCCTTCGTTAACAAATGCTTCAGATACTACTAAGTTTTCAACGTCTAAGTCAAAGTTATTTTCTGCGTTAGCAACTGCTGACATTAAAACTTTTTCAATGATTCCAGCAGATTTGTTTGGCATGAATTTCAAAATTGAAATTGCATCCGCAACGCTTTTACCTCTGATAAGATCGATTACTAAACGGGCTTTACGAGGTGAAGTGCGAACTGTTTTAGCAGTTGCCTTAGCTGATGTAATTTGTTCTGACATTTGCATTTCCTCCCCTCAAAATTAACGTCTAGTTTTCTTATCGTCAGCTCCGTGGCCACGATAAGTTCTAGTTGGTGCAAATTCACCTAATTTATGTCCTACCATGTCTTCTTGAATGTATACTGGAACGTGTTTACGTCCATCATATACGGCAATTGTAAATCCAACGAATGTTGGAAAAATTGTAGAACGGCGAGACCAAGTTTTAATTACTTTCTTCTTTTCGGCACCTTGTTGAGCTTCAACTTTTTTCATTAAATGCTCATCAGCGAAAGGTCCTTTTTTCAAACTACGACCCATGGTGAACCTCCTCTCAAAATGTACGACACATGGTCAAAAAAATTATTTAGTACGACGACGAACGATAAATTTGTCGGATTTAGCTCTTTTATTACGAGTTTTCAAGCCGATAGCTGGTTGACCCCAAGGTGATACTGGAGCTTTACGTCCAATCGGTTGTTTACCTTCACCACCACCGTGTGGGTGATCATTCGGGTTCATTACGCTACCACGAACTGTTGGGCGTTTACGCATCCAACGAGAGCGGCCAGCTTTACCAATGTTGATTAATTCGTGTTGTTCGTTACCAACAGCACCGATAGTTGCACGGCAAGTTGCTAAGATCATACGAACTTCGCCTGAGTTCAAACGAATCAATACGTATTTGCCTTCTTTACCAAGTACTTGTGCACTTGTTCCAGCAGAACGAATCAATTGACCGCCTTTACCAGGTTTCATTTCAATGTTGTGGACAACAGTACCGACTGGAATGTTTTCCAATGGTAATGCGTTCCCTACTTTAATATCTGCATCAGTACCAGAAACAAGGCGCATGCCTACTTCCAATCCTTTTGGTGCTAGAATGTATGCTTTGATTCCATCTTCGTAATGTACTAACGCGATGTTAGCAGAACGGTTTGGATCATACTCGATAGTTTTGACAACCGCTACAACGTTATCTTTATTACGTTTGAAGTCGATCATACGGTATTGACGTTTGTGACCGCCACCTTGATGACGAACTGTAATACGACCATTGTTGTTACGACCGGCATGGTTTTTTAATGGCGCCAACAACGTTTTTTCAGGTGTTGATGTCGTGATTTCAGCAAAATCAGATGCTGTCATATTACGACGGCCATTTGTGGTAGGTTTATACTTTTTAATCGCCACGTCTTTTTCCCTCCCATTTAATAGTTAACATGGACTGCTTATTCAGCAGCATCGAAAATTTGAATTTCTTTTGAATCATCTGTTAATGTCACAACAGCTTTGCGACGTTTTTTTGTGTAACCAGCGTGTTTGCCCATACGTTTAAATTTAGGGCGCACGTTAATGATGTTTACGTTTTTAACTTTAACATCAAATGCTGCTACAACAGCTTGTTTTACTAAAGTTTTGTTCGCGCGAGTGTCCACTTCGAAAGTGTATTTCTTTTCGTCCATAGCAAGCATGGATTTTTCAGTGATCACTGGGCGTTTGATTACGTCTAGTAAGTTCATTATGCAAGCACCTCCTCAATTTGAGTAAGAGCAGTTTGTGTTGCCAATACTTTAGTATTAGAAACGATATCTAAAACACTTACGTTATCAGAAGTTACTACAGAAACGTTTGGTAGATTACGTGCAGACAACGCTGCAAAATCATTTCCTGTTTCTAAAACAACTAATACTTTCGCATCAATAGATAAGTTTGATAAAACTTGTTTGAATTCTTTTGTTTTTGGAGCATCAAAGCCTAACGCTTCAACTGCTACCAAGTTGTTTTCAGCAACTTTATCTGACAATACAGATTTCATTGCTAAACGACGAACTTTTTTAGGAAGTTTGTAGCTGTAAGAACGTGGTGTTGGTCCGAAGACTACGCCACCTCCACGCCATTGTGGTGAACGAATTGAACCTTGACGAGCACGACCAGTTCCTTTTTGACGCCATGGTTTGCGACCACCGCCACGAACTTCTCCGCGGTGTTTTACTGAGTGTGTACCTTGTCTTAATGAAGCACGTTGCATGATGATTGCATCGTAGACAACTGATTCATTAGGTTCGATTCCGAAAATCTCTTCGTTTAAAGTGATTTCACCATTTTGAGTTCCATCTTGTTTAAATAATGCTACATTCGGCATTCCTTAGTTCCTCCTTTCCCTACGCTTATTTAGCTTTCACAGCTGATTTGATTGTGATTAATGATTTTTTTGCTCCAGGAATGTTCCCTTTGATCATGATTACATTTCTTTCAGCGTCCACTTTAACAATTTCAAGGTTTTGAATTGTTACGCGGTTACCACCCATACGGCCGGCAAGTTTTTTATTTTTAAATACACGGTTAGGTGCAACTGGACCCATTGACCCAGGACGACGGTGGTAACGTGAACCGTGACTCATTGGTCCGCGGCTTTGTCCGTGACGTTTGATAACGCCTTGGAATCCTTTACCTTTCGAAGTTCCTGTAACATCAATAATGTCTCCTGCTTGGAAAACATCTACCTTAATTTCTTTACCTACTTCATATTCTCCTAGCTCAACATTTTTGAATTCCTTAATGAAGCGCTTAGGAGCCGTGTTTGCTTTTGCAACATGACCTTTCGCAGGTTTGTTTGATAAAACTTCACGTTTGTCTTGGTAACCGATTTGGATAGCTTCGTATCCGTCAGTCGCAACAGTTTTTACTTGTAAAACTACGTTTGGCGTAGCTTCAACTACTGTTACTGGAATTAATTCACCAGACTCAGTAAAGATTTGTGTCATTCCCACTTTTTTCCCTAAGATTCCTTTGGTCATGAGTACACCTCCATTGTCTTGATTTTATAGTTTGATTTCAATATTCACACCAGATGGTAAGTCAAGCTTCATTAAAGCATCAACTGTTTTTGGTGTTGGGTTCACAATGTCGATTAGACGTTTGTGCGTACGCATTTCGAATTGTTCGCGTGAATCTTTGTATTTATGAGTCGCACGAATAACTGTGTAAAGTGAGCGTTCTGTTGGTAATGGAATTGGTCCTGACACGTCAGCTCCAGTTCTTTTTGCTGTTTCCACAATTTTATCCGCTGATTGATCCAAAATACGGTGTTCATACGCTTTTAAACGGATACGAATTTTTTGTTTTGCCATCTTGTTCCCTCCTTCGCCTATTTTGAAAGTAGACATAGCTCCACGAAAATTTTTCCGTCACGCTCGTTCGTGGCAAAGCGTCCGGGCGTGTCGCAACCTCTCGTTTCTTAGCCGGTAGATCAAAAGCTTGATTTACCTATGCTTTTACACTTCTGTAAATAGCACCTTTGTAATTATATTATAGAAACATAGTAATAGCAAGGATTTTTTCAGAAAAAGATGACTTTTTTCCTGTAACCATTTTCTTGAAGAGTATTTTCTCTTTTATTGATTCATTCGATCAACAGCTTTACTCTTTATTATAGAAGGAAAATATTCTATGTACATTTTTGATCGAACCATATTTTGCACTTTCAGACAAAAAAGATGAGAGTGGAACCTCACTTTTTGAGTCAGGTTCCAATCTCATGCAATTCGGATCAATGGTGAACACCAGGTCAACCTCTTCTTATGCTTTTATTTCAACTCAAGCTTTTATCTCACCACACTATCCTTTTACTGCACGTCACTAATAATCTGTTCAATGTTCATATACTGGAAATCCTCTGGTTTTATAAAGACGATTTTTGACGTACATTTTTGTTGATCAATAATTTCCTGGATTTTTTCTTTGTATCGTGCAACTTGTGGTGTTAAAAGCAACACATCATAATCTTTGAATTCCAGTTTTTCCTGCACGCGGCTTACAGGTGCATAATCAATCACGTAATCCAAATGCTTTTTTCTAAGCGTTTCAAGTATTTTAGATACC
The Enterococcus silesiacus DNA segment above includes these coding regions:
- a CDS encoding preprotein translocase subunit SecY; translation: MFKLLKDAFKVKDIRSKILFTVFILFVFRLGAHITVPGVNAKGLQDLSNLPFLNMLNMVSGSAMQNFSIFSMGVSPYITASIIIQLLQMDIVPKFVEWSKQGEVGRKKLNQATRYLTIFLGIAQSVGITAGFQQLSSVGIVKNPNMSTYAMIAVILTGGTMFVTWLGEQITEKGIGNGVSMIIFAGIISRLPEGIKEITEDYFINIESSRIWQSVIFIVILIIAILAVVTLVTFFQQAERKIPIQYTKRVSGAPTSSYLPLKVNAAGVIPVIFASSLIATPNAVLQAFSKSYAGEGWYDVMTQIFSYNTVPGAIIYTVLIVAFTFFYAFVQVNPEKLAENLQKQGSYIPSVRPGKGTEEYISGMLMRLSVVGSIFLGLVALLPIIAQMIWKLPQSIGLGGTSLLIVIGVALETAKQLEGLMLKRQYVGFINK
- a CDS encoding 50S ribosomal protein L15; this encodes MKLHELQPAEGSRQVRNRVGRGTSSGNGKTAGRGQKGQKARSGGGVRLGFEGGQTPLFRRLPKRGFTNINRKDYAVINLDVLNRFEDGTEVTPAGLIEAGIVKNEKAGIKVLANGELTTKKLTVKAAKFSKAAEEAIVAAGGSIEVI
- a CDS encoding 50S ribosomal protein L30, translating into MAELKVTLKRSVIGRPQNQKDTVKALGLGKLNSSVVKPANEAIKGMINTVSHLVDVEEV
- a CDS encoding 30S ribosomal protein S5, whose amino-acid sequence is MVYIDPKHLELEDRVVSINRVTKVVKGGRRLRFAALVVVGDKNGHVGFGTGKAQEVPEAIRKAIEDAKKNLVEVPMVGSSIPHEVIGVFGGGRILMKPAVEGSGVAAGGPVRAVLELAGVADITSKSLGSNTPINVVRATVEGLKQLKRAEEVAALRGKSVEEILG
- a CDS encoding 50S ribosomal protein L18 — translated: MTIVITKPDKNKTRQKRHRRVRNKISGTAECPRLNVFRSNKNIYAQIIDDVAGVTLASASALDKEISGGNKTETAAAVGKLIAERAAEKGVKVVVFDRGGYLYHGRVQALAEAARENGLEF
- a CDS encoding 50S ribosomal protein L6, with translation MSRIGNKIVVLPAGVEVKQEGNNITVKGPKGELTREFSADITMNIEGNEVTFTRPNDSKDMKTIHGTTRANFNNMVVGVSTGFEKGLELIGVGYRAQMQGTTLVLNVGYSHPVEITPPAGVTVEVPSNTQVIVKGANKEHVGELAANIRGTRPPEPYKGKGIRYVGEFVRRKEGKTGK
- a CDS encoding 30S ribosomal protein S8 encodes the protein MVMTDPIADFLTRIRNANMVKHESLEVPASKIKRDIAEILKREGFVRDVEYIEDDKQGVIRVFLKYGKNEERVITNLKRISKPGLRAYVKSDEVPKVLNGLGIAIISTSEGVVTDKEARAKNIGGEVIAYVW
- the rpsN gene encoding 30S ribosomal protein S14 (located in the peptidyl transferase center and involved in assembly of 30S ribosome subunit; similar to what is observed with proteins L31 and L33, some proteins in this family contain CXXC motifs that are involved in zinc binding; if two copies are present in a genome, then the duplicated copy appears to have lost the zinc-binding motif and is instead regulated by zinc; the proteins in this group appear to contain the zinc-binding motif); the encoded protein is MAKKSMIAKNKRPAKHSTQAYTRCERCGRPHSVYRKFHLCRICFRELAYKGQIPGVKKASW
- a CDS encoding 50S ribosomal protein L5 encodes the protein MNRLKEKYIKEITPSLVEKFNYSSVMQTPKVDKIVINMGVGDAVSNAKNLDKAVEELALITGQKPLITKAKKSIAGFRLREGMPIGAKVTLRGERMYEFLDKLVSVSLPRVRDFHGVSKKAFDGRGNYTLGVKEQLIFPEVDYDLVDKVRGMDIVIVTTANTDEESRELLAQLGMPFQK
- a CDS encoding 50S ribosomal protein L24, which produces MFVKKGDKVKIITGKDKNKEGVVLAAFPKKDKVIVEGVNIMKKHQKPNQAAPQGGILEVEAPIHVSNVMVIDGTGVAGRVGYKEVDGKKVRVSKKTGEVLDK
- a CDS encoding 50S ribosomal protein L14, producing MIQQESRLKVADNSGAREILTIKVLGGSGRKTANIGDVIVATVKHATPGGVVKKGEVVKAVIVRTKSGARRTDGSYIKFDENAAVIIRDDKSPRGTRIFGPVARELRENNFMKIVSLAPEVL
- a CDS encoding 30S ribosomal protein S17; amino-acid sequence: MTEERNQRKVYQGRVVSDKMDKTITVVVETKKNHPIYGKRMKYSKKYKAHDENNTAKVGDIVRIMETRPLSATKRFRLLEVVEEAVII
- a CDS encoding 50S ribosomal protein L29, producing the protein MKVKEIRELTTAEMLEKEKQFKEELFNLRFQLATGQLENTARIQEVRQSIARIKTVLREQAN
- a CDS encoding 50S ribosomal protein L16, with the protein product MLVPKRVKHRREFRGKMRGEAKGGKEVAFGEWGLQATESHWITNRQIEAARIAMTRYMKRGGKVWIKIFPHKSYTSKAIGVRMGKGKGAPEGWVSPVKRGKIMFEIAGVPEEVAREALRLASHKLPVKTKIVKREEMGGESNEG
- a CDS encoding 30S ribosomal protein S3, with amino-acid sequence MGQKVHPIGMRVGIIRDWDAKWYAEKEYAEFLHEDLRIRKFIATKLADAAVSTIEIERAANRVNISIHTAKPGMVIGKGGSEVENLRKSLNSLTGKRVHINIIEIKKPDLDAKLVGEGIARQLENRVAFRRAQKQAIQRTMRSGAKGIKTQVSGRLNGADIARSEGYSEGTVPLHTLRADIDYAWEEADTTYGKLGVKVWIYRGEILPTKKNTEKGGK
- a CDS encoding 50S ribosomal protein L22 — protein: MSEQITSAKATAKTVRTSPRKARLVIDLIRGKSVADAISILKFMPNKSAGIIEKVLMSAVANAENNFDLDVENLVVSEAFVNEGPTMKRFRPRAKGSASPINKRTSHLTVVVSEK
- a CDS encoding 30S ribosomal protein S19 produces the protein MGRSLKKGPFADEHLMKKVEAQQGAEKKKVIKTWSRRSTIFPTFVGFTIAVYDGRKHVPVYIQEDMVGHKLGEFAPTRTYRGHGADDKKTRR
- the rplB gene encoding 50S ribosomal protein L2 (one of the primary rRNA-binding proteins; required for association of the 30S and 50S subunits to form the 70S ribosome, for tRNA binding and peptide bond formation) produces the protein MAIKKYKPTTNGRRNMTASDFAEITTSTPEKTLLAPLKNHAGRNNNGRITVRHQGGGHKRQYRMIDFKRNKDNVVAVVKTIEYDPNRSANIALVHYEDGIKAYILAPKGLEVGMRLVSGTDADIKVGNALPLENIPVGTVVHNIEMKPGKGGQLIRSAGTSAQVLGKEGKYVLIRLNSGEVRMILATCRATIGAVGNEQHELINIGKAGRSRWMRKRPTVRGSVMNPNDHPHGGGEGKQPIGRKAPVSPWGQPAIGLKTRNKRAKSDKFIVRRRTK
- a CDS encoding 50S ribosomal protein L23 is translated as MNLLDVIKRPVITEKSMLAMDEKKYTFEVDTRANKTLVKQAVVAAFDVKVKNVNIINVRPKFKRMGKHAGYTKKRRKAVVTLTDDSKEIQIFDAAE
- a CDS encoding 50S ribosomal protein L4, whose amino-acid sequence is MPNVALFKQDGTQNGEITLNEEIFGIEPNESVVYDAIIMQRASLRQGTHSVKHRGEVRGGGRKPWRQKGTGRARQGSIRSPQWRGGGVVFGPTPRSYSYKLPKKVRRLAMKSVLSDKVAENNLVAVEALGFDAPKTKEFKQVLSNLSIDAKVLVVLETGNDFAALSARNLPNVSVVTSDNVSVLDIVSNTKVLATQTALTQIEEVLA